The sequence TATCGTATCTCTTATACAGGAGGAGGTACCCCGCTGACCGTTGCTATTACTGTGCCTGACGAAGACTTTAAGTACCAGACTCTGTCTGAAAATGGTACCATTATTGGCGGCAAATATAATCCAGCAACAAACAAGTTAGAAGCCAAAACTACAGTTGATAACGGTGTATATACTGTGATTAATAATCAAAAATATTTTTCCGATATCGATAGAACCAGTGCGCAAATGCAAGAATCAATTAATTTTCTCGCAGCAAAAGGCATCATTACGGGTCGAGATGGTACGGTAATTAACGATACAATCTTAAATGTATTTGAGCCCGATGCGCCGATTTCGAGAGCGGAAGTTGCCACTATGTTAGTTAAAGTTTTATATGCATATGATTCAAATGCAAATGCTTGGTATGATGACGTTGCCGAAGATGACTGGTATGTTGCGGCCGCTGGGTCGGCTCACAATATTGGAATTATGATAGGCGAGGACAACAAATTTCGAGGAAACGACCCTATAACACAAGAAGAATTTATGTCTGTTGTCGCTAGAGTGTTACAATTAGATAAAGACTACATAGAAGTTGATAACATTAATAAATATTTATCTGAATATGCAGATGCAGCATCAATAGTTTGGGCACACGAAGACATCGCTTTTGCCACACGGGAGGATTTGGTAATGAGATATAATTCGGCAAATTTTATGCCCACTGCAACAGTAACACGAGGAGAAGCTGCTGTAATTTTAAAGAAATTGTTTGACAGATTAGAATAGATAGAAGGAGAGGTAACTATGTATATAGAAAATATACTGATGATAGTGGGAGTTATAGGAAGTGCGGTAAGTCTGATAGGGTTAGCTAGCTATATTATAACTAATAAGAAAATTAAGATAAAACAAGCGATAGAAGACGATTCTAATATGGAATATATAACTCAAACGATGATACATTCGTCAGCCATAGAAGAAAGCAATAATACAATTATAGATCAAGGAATTACCGAACTAGATGACGAAGTTTGGGGAGAAGTAGAACAAGACTATGACTACCTGCATACCGTTGTGTTTCAGGGCAGATATGTTATTGATTGGCAGATGGCAGGCGGAGGGATGAGCCATGTGTATGCTGTTAAAAGCAGTTCATTGGGGAGTAATTGGCTAATTAAGCATATAGAACCACAATTTCAGTCGTTAATGCGAGAAGAAGATATCCTAAAAAAGTTAAATCACACTAATTTACCCAAAATTGTAGATGTATTTTACGATATATCAGGAACGTATATTGTTCAAAGTTTTATTGAGGGAATTTCTCTCGACAAAGTGATTGCATCAGAACTAGCATTGACGCAATATCAAATTTATGATTGGGCAAAGCAGCTAACAGAAGTTCTCGATTATTTACACACGCTAAAGCCTAGTCCTATTATACATCGCGATCTGAAGCCTGCTAATATTATAGTATCTCATAGCGATAAATTAGTACTTATAGATTTTGGAATTTCTAAAGAAGAACACGCTATCGAAGAAATTCACGCTATCACTAAACATTACGCATCTCCAGAGCAATATAAAAAACAAAAAACAGATTCTAGGTCTGATATATATAGCCTTGGAGTTATTTTATTTGAATTGGCTACTAAGAAAAAGCCAAATAAGACTAATCATATTTTATTGACCGAAGCTGTTTCACAAGAATTTGGAAATATTATCCTCAAATGTATTAAAGAAAATCCAGCAGAAAGATATCAAAGCTCTCGTGAATTACTAACAGATTTAGAACAAATCCAATCTTCGCGACTTAAGTTTGCGCAAACCTTAGTGCGTCGAAAAGTTGTATTTATTACATCTATATGCGCTTTGATAGCTTCCGTTAGCGTTATTTTTATAAGCACTTATATCGCAAATCAGCAAAAACTTTCGTTTATAGAACTTGTTCCGGGAATTTTAAAAATTAGTGAGCAACAATCCAAAGAGTTAGTTATAATGCAAGAATTTGATGACGGAGAAATAAAGCAACTGGCTGCCGAAGATATTACTTGGCTACATGCAGATAATAACATTGCTAAAATCGATGGTAACTTTATTGTGGGGATGAATGAAGGTTTTGTAGAATTTGTAGGTCAGTATCGCAATAAAATTATTTCTACAGAAATTCAGGTAGTAAAACCTATGGATGGAATGGTAGAAATCTCGCTTAAGTATGATCCTACATATCGTGTTTTAACTGCATTTGGAACTGGGCAACGAGATCATGTAAATGGATCAATTGCTAATGCCAGCTTTGTTGCACCCGAAAGCCTCACTCAAACGGATGATGGAGCGTTGCTTGTAGTAGACAGTGGATCGCTTCGAAAAATTTCTGATGATACTGTTGAAACCATTATGTTTTCTCCATATTATATGCTATCTGATGTAGTTAGGAGTTTTGAGAATGAAGTTTATGTTTTAACGCATCCTTGGGAAGAAGCGGATGGTCGAACTTTGTTTGGCATTTCTCGAGTAGATCTTTCAACCAAAACTTCGGAGCAATTGTATGTCGCAGATTCTATGTATATGGATGTAATTGATTTTACATTAGATAATAATGGGGACCTTTTGTTAATTGTAAAAAACGGAATGATGAACTCTGTAGAAATTCATAAAGTTGATACCGAGACCAAAGCTATCTCTCCTCTTGCACGGGCTTATATGGATACAGTTTCTATTGCTGTAGATAACAACAATGTAATTTATATTTCTAACTCGGAGCGTGGAACTATAGAAAAATTGGCAGGGGATAATTGGGAATATGTGGCAGGAATAGAGAATAGCCGAAATTTTGTAGATGGAAATGTTTCGCAATTTTATAGACCACAAAAGATCACGTATCATGATGGTGATTTTTATGTAATAGACTATAATGTAATACGAAAAATTATAATGGAAGATGGGATTGTTGTAGATGTTATAACTGTAGCTGGAGAAGTTTCTACCGCCAAAAATGTGAAAACAATAAACGGACGAGCAAGCGATATAATTTTTGATGGAAGCATCCTGAGAGAAATTGTAGTCTCTGACGATGTAATATATGTTTCAGATCCTAGCAATAGTGTAATACGTAAAATAGTACAGTAAAAAAAGACTGCACCAGTAAGTTTCGGTGCAGTCTAAAATTATACTAATTTTTTCATGGCGTTAATGCAAATATCGGCCACATCTCTAACTTCCATTCCAAGCATTTCGCAACCCTTTTTTATTATCTCTCGATCACATTTTGCGGCAAAACGCTTGTCTTTAAAATTTTTCATAAAGCTGGATACTTTTAAATCTGCTATACCATTAGGTCTCATTCTGGCTGCTGCTGAAATGATGCCCGTAAGCTCATCGACTGTAAATAAACTTTTTTCGCAGTTGGTTAGCGGCTCGATCTCATTACATATAGTCCATCCATGGCTCAAGATTGCCCGAATTTCTTCTGCCGACACTCCTGCCTGTTCTAATGGCTCTTTCGTATGTTGTAGATGCTCATCAGGATATTTTTCATAATCATAGTCATGCAGATATCCTATAGCCTCCCAATGCTCCACATTTTCATTAAAATGTTTAGCCATTCCACCCATGGCGGCCATAACGCCTTCTGCATGAGTGATCAAATGAGGTTCAGTCACCATCGTTGCAAGCAATTGTTTCGATTTGTCTAAAGTTAACATAATTTTCCTTCCTCCAAAGCTTTTGCATATGATAGCATCATCAAATGCTTATGTCAAGCCCTGTTTTATGACATTTCTGTAAGCCATTTCACAATAACAGATAATAGCTGATCTTGAGTTAAGTCATCAAAATTTGGAGTTTTTTCTATTAAATAGTTTTTACTTGCCTCATCAATGCCACATTTTATTTCTTGCAAATACTCATCCTTAACCGCGGTAGTGTAGTTTGCTTGCTTAATCTCGTTGCGCAATTCAATCAATTTAGGACGGTTATCATAATTAACTGCAGTTACTAGGTTTTTCAACATCGCATTATCTCGTGCAGCTTGGGTTCTAAGCTCTCGTAATTCATAGATTTCACCATTAAAGGTTCTTAAATCTAGGTCTATTTGCTTCAAGATGTTATTAATTTCGTCTAAGGCCACACTATTTTGTATATTATATTTTTGCATTAAGTATATAATATCTTCTTTAACCAACAACGCTTTTTGCTCAGTCGATACGTCAGATTCACGCAAAAATTTTAATAACCTATTCTGGATTAGAGTATCTAAAGCTACATCATCTTCCATAGCATATTGACGACTGGTCTTATCTTTATACAATGCATTTTTAAACGTTCTTAGTTCAACGTCAAAGTCATTTAAAATTTGATTGATCGAATTTAATGCAATACTAGACTTAATTTGGAAATCTTCCATCAGTTTTTCTATTTTGACCTTAATCTCCAATGCCTGCTCTTGGGTTGTTATTAGAACATGGTCTGTTAATGAAGCAAGTTTTGCATTTATTATATCTTCAAGATCGACGTTAAAGTATTTTGCAATTTCGACAATATCATGATTTGTATCAAGATCTTTCATAATAATAAATTGGTATATTTCACTATTAAACGGATCTAGTTCCAATAATTGAATTAATACATTTTCTATATCATCGGTATTCTTAAAAATTAAATCTAAATTATTTATAATAGCCTGGGCCTTTTCAACATCAGCATCTGATACATAGCCATATTCATACCCCTTACTTACGGTTAAAGCTTCGCAAACAGCAAAATGTGCATCGCAAGCATTGGTTAAAATTGCCTGGCTGAGATTATTGAAAGTTTCTGGGTCATTAAAAATTACTTCTTTTTTTAGGTTTGCATCACTATATGCCATAGAGCTTGCCATAAGGTTAAACAAACTTTGGGCTAATTCGGTAATTAGGTTACTAGCTGTATCTGTTCCTGTTACTTCAGTATAGTCGTCTTTGTCGGTAATCATAATCTGACTTTTTTTGATTAAACTATCTTGAGCCTCTAGAGAATCCATGATATTTTCATGTTTTTTATAAATATTCTTAAATATACTTTCCCAATTGAGATATTTACCATAATATTCCTCAAAAAACTTTTGGATATCAATTTCATATATACCGTTACTCACAAACTCTTTAATAGCAATCTCAACAATGCGACTTAAAATTTTATTTCCCTGATCATATCCACTATGAGCTACATCATCTAAACTAATATTTTGCTCTTTGTAATCATTTTCATATTCTTTTTGAAGTTCATATGCCAAGTTTTCATACTTGACTCTAATACTCATATATCTATCTCTATTATCAGATACTTCTAACGTTTTACCAAAAATATTAAAATTTACTGCCATATTAATTATTCCTTTCGTAGTCATTTTTTAACTTTACATATATGGTGCTCATTTAAGTATTTGTGATATGTACTTTATAGCCATGATTATAGGATTATCGGTAGTTTAATATATTATATGTCTGCTCATAATTATTATAGTACTAAAATATAAAAAAATGTATATCAAAAAGCTATTGCATATAAAACAACAATAGCTCCCTTAATCTACTAATTTTCGGTATTAAAACATTTTACGGCTTCAAGAAATCTCTGCAAAAAAGTAAATGTAATCATAACCGCAAACAAAAGACATGTGATATAAATGAACTGTGGCAATAAAATCATTAAGCTAAACATTATAAATGCTTCACTGCGCTCTACTAATCCGGCTTGATAGTAAAAACTTTTTTCTCCTGTTTTTTCACTGGCCGCGGCAACTGTTAAAAATACAGTCATCGACAAAATAATCGAGCAAGCAAGTAACACAAATAAATACATATACTGCGGATGCTTAACTGCCAGAACGAGAATTAAAGATATTTCAACGACCCTGTCAAACACAATATCCATTATAGTACCTAGTGGCGACGATGTTTTGGTGATCCTTGCAATAGTTCCGTCGAGCGCATCAAAAAATCCTGAAATCCATAATACAATTACAGCCGCTATTGGCGATAAGTTAAAGGCTATTATCCCTGCTGGAAGCAACCCCACAAATAAAGCGAGGAGTGTTATATGATTTGCCGAAACCTTCATTTTTATTAGCAGCTTGGCAACGCCAGATAAGGCAGGTTGTATGAATTTTCTTGCTTTAGTATCTAACATAATTTTCCATCCCTTCTTAAGTTTATAAATTTTCCATATCTATGCCTTTTCTTTTGGCAACAAATTTTGGAATCTGGGCAACAGCATATAAAATTACACATGCAATCCCCAAGTTGATCATGACGTCAACTGTAACCCCATTCTCTGCGATATCTCCTGCCATATAAGCATAAATAAAAGCTCCCGGCATCATCGTAATAAATGACAATACAGTATACATAACTATATTTATGTTTGTCACACCGTAAGCATAGTTTTGAATGTTATACGGAAATATAGGCACGAGTCTTGTGATCATCAAAAAATCTCGCCCATTCTTGGCAACTCCGGCTTCAACTTTTTTAAAAATAACATTATCACCAAATTTGTTTACGATAAAATCACGTGCTATATAACGAGCGACGATAAATGCCGCAAGCGCTCCCAAGGTTGCTCCTGTTAAAGATAATATAGCTCCCAAAACGGGGCCAAACACTATGCCTCCGGTTATAGTAATGGCACTTGCTGGTAAAGAAAATATGGCAGATATAATATAAATGATAATAAATAATACATATCCATACGCTCCAGCTTCTTCTATCATGGCGCGAAATGCATCAAAATCACTAATGGTATCCGCCAATCCCGAACTGAATATTCCAATGGCTGCAACAATTAGAATAGCAACAACCAGAATTATCTTCATCTTTTTACTCATAACAATTTCCTTTCTACATTTCTTCTATATTTATTTATGTTTCATGACCTTCTTAATACCCGCCTTCGATTTATAGCGGTTTGACCATGCTTTAACTGGTGAAGCTAATATATCATTTGGTGGATTATCTCCATCCATCACGACAGGCCCCCACACCAAATCTAGTATATGCCACGACTTTCCGCCGCCTTGCAAAATAGATGAGCGACATGCGGAGCAATAAACGACGCTGTAATCAGACTCCAATGTTTCGACACGTCGTTGCATTACTTTTTTGGCTGCCTCAGGGTTTGCTGGAACAACCATTCCACCAGCACCGCAGCAACGGGTTTTTTCTCGTGAATACTCAGATTCTTTGATTTGATATCCCAATTCGGTTAAAATCCATCTAATGCCGTCTTGCAACTCCGAATCATAACGCGTCGAACAAGCATCATGAATTGTAAATATCACTTTGCTATCCTTTGCCTTTCCTCGTAAATGCTCTGGTAAACCTATGGCTGGAAATACCGACCACAACGAATGAGCTGCGATATCACTACTGTCATTAAATGTTAATTTGCAACTTTGGCAGGCAACGATCATTTCTTCTATTTCAACATCGTGTATATCTTTACAAAGTCCAGCAAAACGCTCCTTAAATAGATCATATTGCCCAATCAATT is a genomic window of Candidatus Epulonipiscium viviparus containing:
- a CDS encoding (Fe-S)-binding protein is translated as MSFQLDKNIRYGYMPGCSLPSYNPDASTKTIEYLNEVLPKFSVVQKCCGKPTKLIGQYDLFKERFAGLCKDIHDVEIEEMIVACQSCKLTFNDSSDIAAHSLWSVFPAIGLPEHLRGKAKDSKVIFTIHDACSTRYDSELQDGIRWILTELGYQIKESEYSREKTRCCGAGGMVVPANPEAAKKVMQRRVETLESDYSVVYCSACRSSILQGGGKSWHILDLVWGPVVMDGDNPPNDILASPVKAWSNRYKSKAGIKKVMKHK
- a CDS encoding TVP38/TMEM64 family protein, translated to MSKKMKIILVVAILIVAAIGIFSSGLADTISDFDAFRAMIEEAGAYGYVLFIIIYIISAIFSLPASAITITGGIVFGPVLGAILSLTGATLGALAAFIVARYIARDFIVNKFGDNVIFKKVEAGVAKNGRDFLMITRLVPIFPYNIQNYAYGVTNINIVMYTVLSFITMMPGAFIYAYMAGDIAENGVTVDVMINLGIACVILYAVAQIPKFVAKRKGIDMENL
- a CDS encoding HD domain-containing protein encodes the protein MLTLDKSKQLLATMVTEPHLITHAEGVMAAMGGMAKHFNENVEHWEAIGYLHDYDYEKYPDEHLQHTKEPLEQAGVSAEEIRAILSHGWTICNEIEPLTNCEKSLFTVDELTGIISAAARMRPNGIADLKVSSFMKNFKDKRFAAKCDREIIKKGCEMLGMEVRDVADICINAMKKLV
- a CDS encoding CDP-alcohol phosphatidyltransferase family protein, which encodes MLDTKARKFIQPALSGVAKLLIKMKVSANHITLLALFVGLLPAGIIAFNLSPIAAVIVLWISGFFDALDGTIARITKTSSPLGTIMDIVFDRVVEISLILVLAVKHPQYMYLFVLLACSIILSMTVFLTVAAASEKTGEKSFYYQAGLVERSEAFIMFSLMILLPQFIYITCLLFAVMITFTFLQRFLEAVKCFNTEN
- a CDS encoding serine/threonine-protein kinase; its protein translation is MYIENILMIVGVIGSAVSLIGLASYIITNKKIKIKQAIEDDSNMEYITQTMIHSSAIEESNNTIIDQGITELDDEVWGEVEQDYDYLHTVVFQGRYVIDWQMAGGGMSHVYAVKSSSLGSNWLIKHIEPQFQSLMREEDILKKLNHTNLPKIVDVFYDISGTYIVQSFIEGISLDKVIASELALTQYQIYDWAKQLTEVLDYLHTLKPSPIIHRDLKPANIIVSHSDKLVLIDFGISKEEHAIEEIHAITKHYASPEQYKKQKTDSRSDIYSLGVILFELATKKKPNKTNHILLTEAVSQEFGNIILKCIKENPAERYQSSRELLTDLEQIQSSRLKFAQTLVRRKVVFITSICALIASVSVIFISTYIANQQKLSFIELVPGILKISEQQSKELVIMQEFDDGEIKQLAAEDITWLHADNNIAKIDGNFIVGMNEGFVEFVGQYRNKIISTEIQVVKPMDGMVEISLKYDPTYRVLTAFGTGQRDHVNGSIANASFVAPESLTQTDDGALLVVDSGSLRKISDDTVETIMFSPYYMLSDVVRSFENEVYVLTHPWEEADGRTLFGISRVDLSTKTSEQLYVADSMYMDVIDFTLDNNGDLLLIVKNGMMNSVEIHKVDTETKAISPLARAYMDTVSIAVDNNNVIYISNSERGTIEKLAGDNWEYVAGIENSRNFVDGNVSQFYRPQKITYHDGDFYVIDYNVIRKIIMEDGIVVDVITVAGEVSTAKNVKTINGRASDIIFDGSILREIVVSDDVIYVSDPSNSVIRKIVQ